One Janthinobacterium sp. TB1-E2 genomic region harbors:
- a CDS encoding fumarylacetoacetate hydrolase family protein, with product MKLMRYGAKGAEKPALIDADGVVRDLSGVLSDITGATLGKDGLATLAALDIASLPVVANPGRIAPPWKGVGKFLCVGLNYADHAAESGMAVPAEPVLFMKATSAIIGANDAVVMPQDSKKSDWEVELGVVIGTTARYVSEADALSHVAGYCVVNDLSEREYQLERGGQWDKGKGCDTFGPIGPWLVTSDEVADPQNLGLWLEVNGKRVQDGNTRTMVFGVANLVSYISRFMTLYPGDIISTGTPPGVGMGQKPSAVYLKPGDTMRLGISGLGEQRQTVHAWNPELIDS from the coding sequence ATGAAACTGATGCGATATGGCGCCAAGGGCGCTGAAAAACCTGCACTGATCGATGCCGACGGCGTCGTGCGCGATTTGTCCGGCGTGCTGTCCGATATCACGGGCGCGACTCTGGGCAAGGATGGCCTGGCGACTTTGGCCGCCCTCGATATCGCCAGCCTGCCGGTAGTGGCGAATCCTGGCCGCATCGCGCCGCCGTGGAAGGGCGTGGGCAAGTTTTTGTGCGTGGGGCTGAACTATGCCGACCATGCGGCCGAATCGGGCATGGCCGTGCCGGCTGAACCGGTGCTGTTCATGAAAGCCACCAGCGCCATCATCGGCGCCAACGATGCCGTGGTGATGCCGCAGGACTCGAAGAAAAGCGACTGGGAAGTGGAGTTGGGCGTGGTGATCGGCACCACCGCGCGCTATGTGAGCGAAGCCGATGCGCTGTCGCACGTGGCCGGCTACTGCGTGGTCAACGATTTGTCCGAACGCGAGTACCAGCTCGAACGCGGCGGCCAGTGGGACAAGGGCAAGGGCTGCGATACCTTCGGCCCGATCGGTCCCTGGCTGGTCACAAGCGACGAAGTGGCGGACCCGCAAAACCTGGGCCTGTGGCTGGAAGTGAACGGCAAGCGCGTCCAGGACGGCAATACCAGAACGATGGTCTTCGGCGTGGCCAATCTGGTCAGCTACATCAGCCGCTTCATGACCTTGTACCCGGGCGACATCATCAGCACCGGCACGCCGCCGGGCGTGGGCATGGGGCAGAAACCGTCGGCCGTGTATCTGAAGCCGGGCGACACCATGCGCCTGGGGATCAGCGGCCTCGGCGAACAGCGACAGACCGTGCATGCGTGGAATCCGGAACTGATCGACAGTTAA
- a CDS encoding sugar ABC transporter ATP-binding protein, producing MNQSEEILALNKVSKRFPGVLALDNVSFSLRKGEAHALCGENGAGKSTLMKVMSGVYQADEGELVYKGKVCSFSCSVDAEAAGIAIIHQELNLIPHLSVAENIFLAREPVRGIFIDRKKMRADAQALLDRLKLRIDPRQLVKNLSCAQQQMVEIAKALSLNTEVLIMDEPTSSLTESETGQLFDIINELKRNGVSVVYISHRLEEMQHIIDRVTVLRDGKFVCTDDFATTTLDAIVAKMVGRTLDEKFPDRVSTPTAEVLLRVTDLHRKDVFGPLSFDLRRGEILGFSGLMGAGRTEVARAIFGADPLTSGAIHLGDVAVTIDSPIDAIGHGIAYLSEDRKSHGLAIRMSVAANLTLTNVSGLANRFGFIDFAKEEAVAKQYIAALGIKTPTSKQIARNLSGGNQQKIVISKWLYRESKIIFFDEPTRGIDVGAKFAIYQLLDKLASEGIGVVLITSELPEIMGMTDRVAVFHEGRISGIVNTRESSQEEIMQLASGRQAAMH from the coding sequence ATGAATCAATCCGAAGAGATACTGGCCCTGAACAAGGTCAGCAAGCGCTTTCCCGGCGTGCTGGCGCTGGACAACGTCAGTTTCAGCCTGCGCAAGGGCGAAGCCCACGCGCTGTGCGGCGAAAACGGCGCCGGCAAGTCCACCCTGATGAAGGTGATGAGCGGCGTGTACCAGGCCGACGAGGGAGAACTGGTCTACAAGGGCAAGGTGTGCAGTTTTTCCTGCAGCGTGGATGCGGAGGCGGCCGGCATCGCCATCATCCACCAGGAACTGAACCTGATCCCGCACCTGAGCGTGGCCGAGAATATTTTTCTCGCGCGTGAACCGGTGCGCGGCATCTTCATCGACCGCAAGAAGATGCGTGCCGATGCACAGGCGCTGCTGGACCGGTTGAAGCTGCGCATCGACCCGCGCCAGCTGGTGAAAAACCTGTCCTGTGCGCAGCAGCAGATGGTGGAAATCGCCAAGGCGCTGTCGCTCAATACGGAAGTGCTGATCATGGACGAACCCACGTCGTCGCTGACGGAAAGCGAGACGGGCCAGCTGTTCGACATCATCAACGAACTCAAGCGCAACGGCGTGAGCGTGGTCTACATCTCGCACCGGCTCGAAGAGATGCAGCACATCATCGACAGGGTGACGGTGCTGCGCGACGGCAAATTCGTCTGCACCGACGATTTTGCCACCACCACCCTGGACGCCATCGTGGCGAAGATGGTGGGCCGCACCCTCGATGAAAAATTTCCCGACCGCGTCTCGACGCCGACGGCTGAAGTGCTGCTGCGCGTGACCGATTTGCACCGCAAGGATGTCTTCGGTCCGCTGAGTTTTGACTTGCGGCGCGGCGAGATTCTCGGCTTTTCCGGCCTGATGGGAGCAGGGCGCACGGAAGTGGCGCGCGCCATCTTCGGCGCCGATCCGCTCACCAGCGGCGCCATCCACCTGGGTGACGTGGCGGTCACTATCGACAGTCCCATCGACGCCATCGGCCACGGCATCGCCTACCTGTCGGAAGACCGCAAGAGCCATGGCCTGGCGATCCGCATGTCGGTGGCGGCCAACCTGACCTTGACGAATGTGTCGGGGCTGGCGAACCGCTTCGGCTTCATCGACTTTGCGAAAGAAGAGGCGGTGGCCAAGCAGTACATCGCGGCGCTGGGCATCAAGACGCCGACGTCGAAACAGATCGCGCGCAATCTGTCGGGCGGCAACCAGCAAAAGATCGTCATCAGCAAATGGCTGTACCGCGAATCGAAAATCATCTTCTTCGACGAACCCACGCGCGGCATCGACGTGGGCGCCAAGTTCGCCATCTACCAGCTGCTCGACAAGCTGGCGTCGGAAGGCATCGGCGTGGTGCTGATCACGTCCGAGCTGCCCGAGATCATGGGCATGACGGACCGGGTGGCCGTGTTCCATGAAGGACGCATCAGCGGCATCGTCAATACGCGCGAGTCGTCGCAGGAAGAGATCATGCAGCTCGCATCGGGCCGCCAGGCAGCAATGCATTAA